The DNA segment CATTTTGAATGCCAGCGCTGCTCTTACTGCTGCGGTCACTCACCAGGATTTGTGTATCTTTCAAAAAGAGACCTGCTTACTCTCTGCACTCACTTCAATCTGAACATAGATGTTTTTGTAAAAAAATACTGCCGCTGGGCCGGATACTATGAAGGCAAAACCGTCCTGGCTTTATTTGAAAAAAAGAATTACGACTGCATTCTCTGGAACAACGGCTGCTCAGCCTATGAAGCCCGTCCTGTACAATGCTCGGCTTATCCATTCTGGTCCTGGATGATTGCAGATAAAACCACCTGGAATGAATGTGCCGCAGACTGTCCCGGAATGAACAAAGGCAGACTCTGGTCCAAAGAACAGATAGAAAAAGCTTCAAAAGAAAGTGATGAAAATATTCCCATAACAAAAGAAGAAGTTGAACTGCTTATAA comes from the Treponema rectale genome and includes:
- a CDS encoding YkgJ family cysteine cluster protein; protein product: MENKFYDNGLHFECQRCSYCCGHSPGFVYLSKRDLLTLCTHFNLNIDVFVKKYCRWAGYYEGKTVLALFEKKNYDCILWNNGCSAYEARPVQCSAYPFWSWMIADKTTWNECAADCPGMNKGRLWSKEQIEKASKESDENIPITKEEVELLIKQQQDS